One stretch of Bacteroidales bacterium DNA includes these proteins:
- a CDS encoding rhodanese-like domain-containing protein has protein sequence MINFSEKPKQQEFHIEGVKHVSAQDAFDALSNNLAIAVDVREEFEVVDKSINIEQLLVLPMSGIADTYKEIPLDKNIILICLVGKRSTKVANLLNNQGYKNVYNLDGGLQEWIDKGLPVVGCEGDCSSGCSCCG, from the coding sequence ATGATTAATTTTTCAGAAAAACCAAAACAACAAGAATTTCATATTGAAGGAGTTAAGCATGTTTCAGCACAAGACGCTTTCGATGCTCTTTCTAATAATTTAGCCATCGCTGTTGATGTGCGTGAGGAGTTTGAAGTTGTGGACAAATCAATAAATATTGAGCAACTTTTAGTTTTGCCAATGTCAGGAATTGCTGATACTTATAAAGAAATTCCACTAGATAAAAATATTATTTTAATTTGCTTAGTTGGAAAAAGAAGCACTAAAGTTGCTAATCTTTTGAATAATCAAGGATATAAAAATGTTTATAACTTAGATGGCGGATTGCAAGAATGGATAGATAAGGGATTGCCTGTTGTTGGC